A genomic region of Pseudomonas frederiksbergensis contains the following coding sequences:
- a CDS encoding purine-cytosine permease family protein, with amino-acid sequence MANDDRVSSKPLIEKRSIDYIPEAERHGRLLSQFTLWLGANLQITAIVTGALAVVLGGDVFWSLIGLLIGQLLGGGVMALHAAQGPQLGLPQMISSRVQFGVYGAVIPLVLVCLMYIGFSASGSLLAGQAVAQLLHVEDWVGITLFAGSIMVFTMFGYRVIHGIGRIASVLGVVAFIYLFYKLLAGNDIAALLGNKHFSIASFLLAVSLSASWQIAFGPYVADYSRYLPRSTSASKTFWAVGLGSVIGAQASMVFGVFAAALAGSQFAHHEVSFIVSLGGTGIVAALLYFAVAFGKVTVTTLNAYGSFMSIATIISGFRGSRHIGSGVRLLYIFIMVSLAAALALLGKDSFLKEFSAFILFLLAFFTPWSAINLVDFYCITKERYDIPALSNPEGRYGRWNIMGISIYVFGVLIQMPFISTHFYTGPLVASLGDTDISWIIGLVVPAAMYYFAAKKWHSAVPERLILPVEQDDAVKVKTNGADRVAAI; translated from the coding sequence ATGGCTAATGATGATCGTGTAAGCAGTAAGCCGTTGATCGAGAAACGTTCGATCGACTACATCCCGGAAGCGGAAAGACACGGTCGTCTATTGAGTCAGTTCACCCTGTGGTTGGGTGCCAACCTGCAAATCACCGCGATTGTCACCGGGGCCTTGGCCGTGGTGCTCGGCGGGGATGTGTTCTGGTCGTTGATCGGTTTGCTGATCGGCCAATTGCTCGGCGGTGGCGTCATGGCGCTGCACGCCGCCCAAGGTCCGCAACTCGGCTTGCCGCAAATGATCTCCAGCCGCGTGCAGTTTGGCGTGTATGGGGCGGTGATTCCGCTGGTGCTGGTGTGCCTGATGTACATCGGCTTTTCGGCCAGCGGCTCCTTGCTGGCGGGGCAGGCGGTCGCGCAGTTGCTGCACGTCGAAGACTGGGTCGGTATCACTCTGTTCGCAGGCAGCATCATGGTCTTCACCATGTTCGGCTATCGGGTGATCCACGGTATCGGCCGGATCGCCAGTGTGCTGGGCGTGGTGGCGTTCATCTACCTGTTCTACAAACTGCTGGCCGGTAACGACATCGCAGCGTTGCTGGGCAACAAGCATTTCTCTATCGCGAGCTTCCTGTTGGCGGTGTCACTGTCGGCATCCTGGCAGATCGCGTTCGGCCCTTATGTGGCGGACTACTCGCGGTACCTGCCGCGCAGCACCTCTGCGTCGAAAACCTTCTGGGCCGTTGGCCTGGGGTCGGTGATCGGTGCACAGGCGTCGATGGTCTTCGGTGTGTTCGCCGCAGCCCTGGCCGGTTCGCAGTTCGCTCACCACGAGGTGTCGTTCATCGTCAGCCTGGGCGGTACCGGGATTGTCGCGGCGCTGCTGTACTTCGCCGTGGCGTTTGGCAAAGTCACCGTGACCACGTTGAACGCCTACGGCAGCTTCATGTCGATCGCGACGATCATCAGTGGCTTCCGTGGCAGCCGGCATATCGGAAGCGGTGTGCGCCTGCTGTACATCTTCATCATGGTGTCGCTTGCCGCTGCGCTGGCATTGCTTGGCAAGGACTCGTTCCTCAAGGAATTCTCCGCGTTCATCCTGTTCCTGCTGGCGTTCTTCACGCCGTGGAGCGCGATCAATCTGGTGGACTTCTACTGCATCACCAAAGAGCGCTATGACATTCCTGCACTGTCCAACCCTGAGGGGCGCTACGGTCGCTGGAACATCATGGGCATCAGCATTTACGTGTTCGGTGTGTTGATTCAAATGCCGTTCATTTCCACCCACTTCTACACCGGCCCTCTGGTCGCGAGCCTCGGTGATACCGACATCTCGTGGATCATCGGTCTGGTGGTACCGGCAGCGATGTACTACTTCGCCGCCAAGAAGTGGCATAGCGCAGTACCCGAGCGCCTGATACTGCCGGTAGAGCAGGACGACGCTGTAAAAGTGAAAACAAACGGGGCGGATCGCGTTGCAGCCATCTGA
- a CDS encoding ABC transporter permease, giving the protein MFPESFTFSIADRVNVWVDSLVVNYGDVFRHISDTLLWAIVNLEGLLRAAPWWLMLVIVAGIAWHATRKRMTTAVIVGLLFLVGAVGLWDKLMQTLALMLVSTIISVLIGIPLGILSARSNRLRSVLMPLLDIMQTMPSFVYLIPVLMLFGLGKVPAIFATVIYAVPPLIRLTDLGIRQVDGEVMEAINAFGANRWQQLFGVQLPLALPSIMAGINQTTMMALSMVVIASMIGARGLGEDVLVGIQTLNVGRGLEAGLAIVILAVVIDRITQAYGRPRHEVSQ; this is encoded by the coding sequence ATGTTTCCCGAAAGCTTCACCTTTTCCATCGCCGACCGGGTCAATGTTTGGGTTGATTCGCTGGTCGTCAACTACGGGGATGTGTTCCGCCACATCTCCGACACCCTGCTCTGGGCCATCGTCAACCTCGAAGGCCTGCTGCGCGCGGCGCCGTGGTGGTTGATGCTGGTGATCGTTGCCGGCATTGCCTGGCACGCCACCCGTAAGCGGATGACGACGGCGGTGATCGTTGGTTTGCTGTTCCTGGTGGGCGCTGTCGGCCTCTGGGACAAGCTCATGCAAACGTTGGCACTGATGCTGGTGTCGACAATTATTTCGGTGCTGATCGGCATTCCGTTGGGCATTCTGTCGGCGCGCAGCAATCGTCTGCGTTCAGTGCTGATGCCGCTGCTCGACATCATGCAAACCATGCCGAGTTTCGTGTACCTGATCCCGGTGCTGATGCTGTTCGGTCTGGGCAAGGTCCCGGCGATTTTCGCCACTGTGATCTACGCCGTACCGCCGCTGATTCGCCTGACCGATCTGGGCATTCGCCAGGTCGATGGCGAAGTGATGGAAGCGATCAATGCCTTTGGTGCCAACCGCTGGCAGCAACTGTTCGGCGTGCAACTGCCGCTGGCGCTGCCGAGCATCATGGCCGGAATCAACCAGACCACCATGATGGCCCTGTCGATGGTGGTGATCGCTTCGATGATCGGTGCCCGTGGCTTGGGTGAAGACGTGCTGGTGGGTATCCAGACCCTCAATGTCGGGCGTGGTCTTGAAGCCGGTCTGGCGATCGTGATTCTTGCGGTGGTCATTGACCGCATTACCCAAGCCTACGGTCGTCCACGGCATGAGGTGAGCCAATGA
- a CDS encoding quaternary amine ABC transporter ATP-binding protein has translation MNDAAKIEVKNVFKIFGERSADALNMIRQNKSKDQVLAETGCVIGVNDLSLSIATGEIFVIMGLSGSGKSTLVRHINRLIDPTSGVILVDGVDILQYDMEALREFRRHKISMVFQSFGLLPHKSVVDNVAYGLKVRGESKQVCAERAQHWINTVGLQGYENKYPHQLSGGMRQRVGLARALAADTDIILMDEAFSALDPLIRAEMQDQLLELQQTLHKTIVFITHDLDEAVRIGNRIAILKDGQLIQVGTPKEILHSPADEYVDRFVQRRAATV, from the coding sequence ATGAACGACGCCGCCAAGATCGAAGTCAAAAACGTTTTCAAGATTTTCGGTGAGCGTTCGGCCGACGCGCTGAACATGATCCGACAGAACAAGAGCAAGGATCAGGTGCTGGCCGAGACCGGTTGCGTGATCGGTGTGAATGATCTGTCACTGAGCATCGCTACCGGCGAAATATTCGTGATCATGGGACTGTCAGGTTCCGGCAAGTCGACACTGGTGCGTCACATCAACCGCCTGATCGACCCGACCAGCGGCGTGATCCTGGTGGACGGCGTGGACATCCTGCAATACGACATGGAAGCCCTGCGCGAATTTCGTCGGCACAAGATCAGCATGGTGTTCCAGAGCTTCGGCCTGTTGCCCCACAAGAGCGTAGTGGACAACGTCGCCTACGGTTTGAAAGTGCGGGGTGAAAGCAAGCAAGTGTGCGCTGAGCGCGCGCAGCACTGGATCAACACCGTGGGCCTTCAAGGCTACGAAAACAAATACCCGCATCAGCTGTCCGGCGGTATGCGTCAGCGTGTGGGCCTGGCCCGCGCCCTGGCGGCGGACACCGACATCATTCTGATGGATGAAGCCTTCAGTGCCCTTGATCCGTTGATCCGCGCCGAGATGCAGGACCAGTTGCTCGAACTGCAACAGACCTTGCACAAGACCATTGTGTTCATCACCCACGACCTCGATGAAGCCGTGCGCATTGGCAACCGGATTGCGATTCTCAAGGATGGGCAGTTGATCCAGGTTGGCACGCCGAAAGAGATCCTTCACTCGCCGGCCGATGAATACGTCGACCGGTTTGTCCAGCGTCGAGCGGCGACGGTTTAG